From a single Phalacrocorax aristotelis chromosome 1, bGulAri2.1, whole genome shotgun sequence genomic region:
- the LRRN3 gene encoding leucine-rich repeat neuronal protein 3 has translation MKDMQLKINFLLGLVITALVQAVEKKADCPESCICEIRPWFTPRSVYMEAPTVDCNDLGLFNFPARLPADTQVLLLQTNNIAKIEHSVDLPVNLTGLDLSQNNLSSVTSINLRKIPQLLSMYLEENKLTELPEECLSGLHNLQELYINHNLLSVIAPGAFIGLNNLLRLHLNSNGLQMINRKWFEATPNLEILMIGENPIIRIEDMNFKPLINLRSLVLAGINLTEIPDNALVGLDNLESISFYDNRFIKVPHIALQKATNLKFLDLNKNPINRIRRGDFSNMLHLKELGINNMPELISIDSLAVDNLPDLRKIEATNNPRLSYIHPNAFYRLPKLESLMLNSNALSALYRSTIESLPNLKEVSIHSNPIRCDCVIRWINMNKTNIRFMEPESLFCVDPPEYQGQNVRQIHFREMMEICLPLIAPESFPSALDLKTGSHISLHCRATAEPEPEIYWITPSGHKLLPNTISNKYYIHSEGTLDISDITEKESGLYTCIATNLVGADLKSVMIKVDGSFPQDSHGSLNIKIKDIKSNSVLVSWKASSKILKSSVRWTAFLKAENSQAAQSARIPSDIKVYNLTHLNPSTEYKICIDIPTVYSQNKKKCVNVTTKGLDLATKGYEKNSIIGFLACLGALLGIISVIYLYSCISQEMNYDVGHSSLKNYLKKQSFSLSELYPPLISLWDMGKEKSTAMEVKATIIGVPTNMS, from the coding sequence ATGAAGGACATGCAACTCAAAATCAATTTTCTACTTGGCTTAGTTATCACTGCACTAGTAcaagctgtagaaaaaaaagcagactgcCCAGAGTCATGTATATGTGAGATCAGACCATGGTTCACCCCCAGGTCTGTGTACATGGAGGCTCCCACAGTGGACTGTAACGACTTAggcctttttaattttccagccaGACTGCCTGCTGACACACAGGTTCTACTTCTACAGACTAACAATATTGCAAAAATTGAACATTCAGTAGACTTGCCAGTGAATTTAACTGGTCTAGATTTATCTCAGAACAATTTATCCTCAGTGACCAGTATTAATCTTAGAAAGATACCACAGTTGCTTTCAATGTAccttgaagaaaacaaacttaCTGAACTCCCTGAAGAATGTCTCTCTGGACTCCACAATTTACAAGAGCTTTATATTAATCATAACCTGCTTTCTGTGATTGCACCGGGGGCTTTCATTGGCCTCAATAATCTTCTCAGACTTCATCTCAACTCAAATGGTCTGCAAATGATCAACAGGAAGTGGTTTGAAGCTACTCCTAATCTTGAAATTCTCATGATTGGAGAAAACCCAATAATCAGAATCGAAGATATGAACTTTAAACCTCTTATCAATCTGCGCAGCCTAGTTTTAGCAGGCATAAATCTCACTGAAATACCAGATAATGCTCTGGTTGGCCTTGACAATTTAGAAAGCATCTCCTTTTATGACAACAGATTTATCAAAGTGCCCCACATTGCTCTTCAAAAGGCTACAAATCTTAAATTTCTGGATCTAAATAAGAATCCCATTAACAGAATACGACGAGGAGATTTTAGCAATATGTTGCACCTAAAAGAGTTGGGAATTAATAACATGCCTGAACTTATTTCTATAGATAGTCTTGCTGTTGATAATTTGccagatttaagaaaaatagaagcTACCAATAACCCCAGATTATCATACATTCATCCAAATGCATTCTACAGACTTCCCAAGCTGGAATCGCTCATGCTCAACAGCAACGCGCTGAGTGCCCTGTACCGCAGTACAATAGAATCCTTGCCTAACCTCAAAGAGGTTAGTATACACAGCAATCCCATTAGATGTGATTGTGTCATCCGCTGGATTAAcatgaataaaacaaacattCGCTTCATGGAGCCAGAGTCCCTGTTTTGTGTAGACCCTCCTGAATACCAAGGACAGAATGTGAGACAGATACACTTCCGGGAAATGATGGAAATCTGTCTCCCCCTGATAGCTCCTGAAAGTTTTCCATCTGCTCTGGATTTAAAAACTGGCAGCCATATTTCCTTGCACTGCAGAGCAACAGCAGAACCAGAACCTGAAATCTACTGGATAACACCATCAGGACACAAACTTTTGCCTAATACTATTTCCAATAAATACTACATTCATTCTGAAGGAACATTAGACATAAGTGatataacagaaaaagaaagtggcTTATACACATGTATAGCAACAAATTTAGTTGGGGCAGACCTAAAGTCAGTCATGATTAAAGTGGATGGCTCATTCCCTCAGGACAGCCATGGATctttgaatattaaaataaaagatataaaaTCTAATTCTGTTTTGGTTTCATGGAAAGCAAGTTCTAAAATTCTGAAGTCCAGTGTTAGATGGACAgcctttctgaaagctgaaaactCTCAAGCTGCACAGAGCGCTCGAATACCATCTGATATAAAGGTATATAATCTTACACATCTAAATCCATCAACAGAATACAAAATTTGTATAGATATTCCCACTGTCTATtcacagaataagaaaaaatgtgtcAACGTAACCACAAAAGGACTGGACTTGGCAACGAAAGGCTATGAAAAGAACAGCATAATAGGATTCCTTGCCTGCCTTGGTGCTCTTTTGGGAATCATCTCTGTGATATATCTCTACAGCTGCATCTCACAAGAGATGAACTATGACGTCGGACACAGCTCTCTAAAGAATTACCTGAAGAAACAATCCTTTTCACTCAGTGAGCTTTATCCTCCTCTAATCAGTCTTTGGGACATgggcaaagaaaaaagcacCGCAATGGAAGTAAAAGCAACTATAATAGGAGTACCAACCAATATGTCATAA